One genomic window of Daphnia pulex isolate KAP4 chromosome 10, ASM2113471v1 includes the following:
- the LOC124204205 gene encoding uncharacterized protein LOC124204205: MTTGISSFEFGGRYCWCCVCFLWIWTTMTVSGTLMIQQILVPVQVMSGSNVVLRCLFAEIGSNSTPISGNHKHGITEYDPAAAGPLYSLKWYKGSHEFYRHLPRENPPTKVFHWSQFNIETDAMEPGKVILRGVNSEAEGSYKCEVSAEGTFHTDFAEANLTVIDVENESLNLVQDSPLEEARTGDRRKWNCTFGQSRPPAHIAWFINGEPVASSSPYSTANSRSAVEEQSGEAEMNSRTGATKPLEFVNSVLELTLSERHFKNQWLRVSCVVQIGSGFKKTKEIHIRQQKQGSADRPTNHNPSAVVGPNGSRTGTNRENEFQPSTMSKIAGSPKATIADSGTSSLVNMTGQSSFSWMLLMLIFIQTMHAKCF, translated from the exons ATGACGACTGGGATTTCATCGTTTGAATTTGGCGGGCGCTACTGTTGGTGCTGTGTTTGCTTCTTATGGATTTGGACGACAATGACAG TGTCCGGGACGTTGATGATTCAGCAAATTCTGGTTCCGGTCCAAGTCATGAGTGGTTCTAATGTGGTACTTCGCTGTCTATTTGCGGAAATTGGCTCTAACTCAACTCCGATTTCGGGTAATCACAAACATGGCATTACGGAATACGATCCCGCTGCCGCAGGTCCGCTCTATTCTCTCAAG TGGTATAAAGGTTCGCACGAGTTTTACCGGCATCTTCCGAGAGAAAACCCACCGACAAAAGTCTTCCATTGGTCACAGTTTAACATAGAG ACGGATGCGATGGAGCCGGGCAAAGTGATACTGCGCGGCGTCAATTCGGAGGCCGAGGGATCGTACAAATGCGAAGTATCGGCAGAGGGGACTTTCCACACTGATTTCGCCGAGGCAAATCTCACCGTCATtg ATGTCGAAAACGAATCCTTGAATCTGGTACAAGATTCGCCGTTGGAAGAAGCCAGAACGGGTGACCGGAGAAAGTGGAATTGCACTTTTGGCCAGAGTCGACCACCGGCTCACATAGCCTGGTTTATCAATGGCGAACCG GTGGCATCCAGCAGTCCCTACAGCACGGCGAACAGCAGAAGTGCAGTGGAAGAACAGAGCGGTGAAGCCGAAATGAACTCACGAACCGGTGCGACAAAACCCTTGGAATTCGTCAACTCTGTCTTGGAATTAACTCTTTCCGAACGTCACTTTAAAAATCAG TGGTTACGAGTCTCTTGCGTGGTACAAATCGGCAGTGGATTTAAAAAGACGAAAGAGATCCACATCCGACAACAGAAGCAGGGCTCAGCTGACCGTCCAACTAACCATAATCCGTCAGCTGTGGTTGGTCCGAATGGCAGCAGAACTGGAACTAATAGAGAGAACGAATTCCAACCCTCGACCATGTCAAAAATTGCTG GATCGCCAAAGGCTACTATAGCGGACTCGGGGACGAGCTCACTAGTTAATATGACTGGTCAATCATCGTTCAGCTGGATGCTACTTATgctcatttttattcaaacaatGCATGCCAAATGTTTTTGA
- the LOC124204204 gene encoding elongation factor Tu, mitochondrial-like, with translation MVATTVVRKMCSCSIRLLPLLRSHSLLRTPMLSRLLIQRLTSSSPQFSKTEAHNAQSSNLPHANIGTIGHVDHGKTTLTAAITKVLQKDGLAKYVSYDAIDKAPEEKARGITINIAHVEYSTKNRHYAHTDCPGHADFIKNMISGTSQMDGAIVVVAATDGQMPQTREHLLLAKQVGVKHLVVFINKADIADSEMTELVEIEMRELISDFGFDGIATPVICGSALLALKGDESRMGVPSIRRLLAAIDEYVPTPQRDVTSPFWMAIDSAFTVPGRGTVVTGTIKKGTLKKGDETELLGHNSAIKTVVTDVQVFRKSVPFAEAGENVGLLLRSIKLDRVQRGMMLVAAHSATIGNRYQAQLYLLTRGEGGRSRPVISGYIQQIFSATWNLAVRVDMPSDKDMLMPGDHSVVNLTLLKRMAVEPGQTFTIRENNYNVATGIITKKLSDANLVKGDSLDKITVVD, from the exons ATGGTGGCTACTACTGTTGTACGCAAAATGTGTTCATGTAGTATACGATTACTACCTTTATTGAGATCACATTCTTTGCTAAGAACGCCGATGCTATCGCGATTATTAATTCAAAG AttgacatcatcatcacctcAATTCAGCAAAACTGAAGCCCATAATGCTCAGTCTAGCAACTTACCTCATGCCAATATTGGCACCATTGGCCATGTAGATCATGGAAAGACAACACTGACTGCG GCTATCACCAAAGTCTTGCAGAAGGATGGGTTGGCCAAGTATGTGTCATACGATGCGATTGACAAAGCACCAGAAGAAAAGGCACGAGGCATTACAATCAACATCGCTCACGTGGAATATTCCACTAAAAATAGACACTACGCTCATACAGACTGTCCTGGCCATGCCGACTTTATCAAAAACATGATTTCTGGAACTTCCCAAATG GATGGAGCCATCGTGGTAGTTGCTGCGACAGACGGCCAGATGCCTCAAACTAGAGAGCACCTTTTACTTGCGAAACAGG ttggcGTGAAGCATCTAGTAGTGTTTATCAATAAAGCTGATATAGCTGACAGCGAAATGACCGAATTGGTGGAGATCGAAATGCGGGAATTAATTTCCGATTTCGGCTTCGACGGCATAGCAACTCCAGTAATTTGCGGCTCAGCTTTGTTGGCATTGAAAGGCGATGAGAGTAGAATGGGCGTCCCATCCATTAGGAGACTACTAGCAGCCATCGACGAATATGTTCCTACACCTCAAAGAGACGTCACATCACCGTTCTGGATGGCAATTGACAGCGCATTCACCGTACCTGGCCGAGGGACTGTGGTCACGGGAACTATAAAGAAGGGAACGCTGAAGAAAGGTGATGAAACCGAACTCTTGGGGCATAATTCAGCCATCAAAACAGTGGTGACGGACGTCCAGGTGTTTCGGAAGTCAGTGCCCTTTGCAGAAGCTGGTGAAAACGTTGGTCTCTTACTGCGCTCCATCAAACTGGATCGGGTCCAGCGAGGTATGATGCTGGTGGCCGCCCATAGTGCAACAATTGGCAATCGTTACCAAGCTCAGCTGTACCTGTTAACGCGAGGCGAAGGAGGCCGTAGCCGTCCGGTCATCTCAGGCTACATTCAACAAATCTTTAGTGCAACATGGAATTTAGCTGTGCGGGTGGATATGCCGAGTGACAAAGACATGCTTATGCCAGGAGATCACTCCGTCGTCAACCTCACCTTGCTCAAGCGAATGGCCGTCGAACCCGGACAAACTTTCACGATCAGAGAAAACAATTACAATGTTGCGACCGGCATCATCACCAAGAAATTGAGTGATGCCAATTTAGTTAAAGGAGATTCTCTGGACAAAATAACTGTGGTCGACTAA